A genomic segment from Cyanobium sp. NIES-981 encodes:
- the selD gene encoding selenide, water dikinase SelD, protein MPNPGPAGHLVLAGGGHTHALLLYRLAMGRGRRPRPGEVSLVSRHSTALYSGMVPGLVAGLYGEHEAAIDLRQLCLRAGVGFIRAEIVGLDAGKRTLLLEGRPSLHWDWLSLDVGSVTATPDPPAGAPQALAVKPLEPFLAWAEQLDGASLRGAPVRIRGGGAAAVELALALRRRAVAVSLLLRGERLHLGSTAANRAGESLLQAAGVEVHRGVRGDERADLACTGSRAPAWLAAAGLPADPRGRVLTETSLQVRGHPQLFACGDCGVIAEAPRPPSGVWAVRAAPTLAVNLERCLEAGPAGVPRRLLPWRPQRWALQLLGDAGTGSGAPGPPRAIALWGPLALGPSRLLWRWKDHIDRRFMRRFQPGAAMAAAQRPAAGGAGAGGGGAGGRPMACRGCAAKLPASPLLAALSASGQSAGAEDAALVGPMEGGVLLLQSVDGFPALVDDPWLNARLTALHACSDLWASGARLHSALAVVTVPEAAAALQQDLLHQTLAGIRSVLDAHGAPLLGGHTLEGRDGGGLVVTLSVNGVVAPQQHWPKGPLRPGDALLLSRPLGTGVLFAAAMAAAAEARWLDQALAQMQQSQAPLVPLLQRHGCTACTDVTGFGLLGHLGEMVAASSPGLEVELDAAAIPALPGALRLLAAGHASSLAPANAAALALLEGPIRLAGTAASPLPGLLIDPQTCGPLLAAVPAAAAPAALSSLHRAGFTRAALVARVRAGEGLEE, encoded by the coding sequence ATGCCGAACCCAGGCCCCGCCGGCCATCTTGTGCTCGCCGGTGGAGGCCATACCCATGCCCTGCTGCTGTACCGCTTGGCGATGGGCCGGGGCCGGCGCCCCCGCCCGGGCGAGGTGAGTCTGGTGAGCCGCCACAGCACGGCCCTCTACTCCGGCATGGTGCCGGGCCTGGTGGCCGGGCTCTACGGCGAGCACGAGGCCGCCATCGACCTGCGGCAGCTCTGCCTGCGCGCCGGTGTGGGATTCATCCGGGCGGAGATCGTGGGGCTCGATGCCGGGAAGCGCACGCTGCTGCTGGAGGGGAGGCCGTCCCTGCACTGGGACTGGCTGAGCCTGGATGTGGGATCGGTCACCGCCACCCCCGACCCTCCGGCCGGGGCGCCCCAGGCCCTGGCCGTGAAGCCCCTCGAACCCTTCCTGGCCTGGGCAGAGCAGCTCGACGGCGCCTCCCTGCGCGGGGCTCCCGTCCGGATCCGGGGGGGTGGCGCCGCGGCGGTGGAACTGGCCCTGGCCCTGCGCCGCCGCGCTGTGGCGGTGAGCCTTCTGCTGCGGGGCGAGCGGCTGCACCTGGGCTCGACCGCCGCCAACCGCGCCGGTGAATCCCTGCTCCAGGCCGCCGGGGTGGAGGTGCACCGCGGGGTGCGCGGCGACGAACGGGCCGATCTGGCCTGCACCGGCAGCCGCGCCCCCGCCTGGCTGGCGGCCGCCGGGTTGCCCGCTGATCCACGGGGCCGTGTTCTCACCGAGACGAGCCTGCAGGTGCGCGGGCATCCCCAGCTGTTCGCCTGCGGCGACTGCGGCGTGATCGCCGAGGCTCCCCGTCCCCCTTCCGGCGTCTGGGCGGTGCGGGCCGCGCCCACCCTCGCCGTCAACCTGGAGCGCTGCCTGGAGGCCGGTCCGGCGGGGGTGCCCCGCCGGCTGCTCCCCTGGCGGCCGCAGCGGTGGGCGCTGCAGCTGCTGGGCGATGCCGGCACGGGCAGCGGGGCTCCCGGCCCCCCACGGGCGATCGCCCTGTGGGGCCCGCTGGCTCTGGGACCCAGCCGGCTGCTGTGGCGCTGGAAAGACCACATCGACCGGCGCTTCATGCGGCGCTTCCAGCCCGGCGCCGCAATGGCCGCAGCCCAGCGGCCCGCTGCGGGAGGCGCTGGGGCAGGCGGCGGTGGGGCGGGCGGCCGCCCGATGGCCTGCCGGGGCTGCGCCGCCAAGCTGCCCGCCAGCCCCCTGCTTGCGGCGCTGAGCGCCAGCGGCCAGAGCGCCGGCGCCGAGGACGCCGCCCTGGTGGGTCCGATGGAGGGCGGCGTCCTGCTGCTGCAGAGCGTGGATGGCTTTCCCGCCCTGGTGGACGATCCCTGGCTCAATGCCCGCCTCACCGCCCTGCACGCCTGCAGCGACCTGTGGGCCAGCGGCGCCCGGCTGCACAGCGCCCTGGCGGTCGTCACCGTGCCCGAGGCGGCGGCGGCGCTGCAGCAGGACCTGCTGCACCAGACCCTGGCCGGGATCCGCTCGGTGCTGGACGCCCACGGCGCCCCGCTGCTCGGGGGCCACACGCTGGAAGGCCGGGATGGTGGTGGCCTGGTGGTGACCCTCAGCGTCAACGGGGTGGTGGCACCGCAGCAGCACTGGCCGAAGGGCCCGCTGCGGCCGGGGGACGCCCTGCTGCTCAGCCGGCCGCTGGGCACGGGGGTGCTGTTCGCCGCGGCCATGGCCGCGGCGGCGGAAGCCCGGTGGCTCGATCAGGCCCTCGCCCAGATGCAGCAGAGCCAGGCGCCGCTGGTGCCCCTGCTGCAGCGGCACGGCTGCACGGCCTGCACCGACGTGACGGGCTTCGGGCTGCTCGGCCACCTGGGCGAGATGGTCGCCGCGAGCTCCCCAGGGCTCGAGGTTGAACTCGATGCGGCCGCCATTCCCGCCCTGCCCGGAGCACTGCGGCTGCTGGCCGCTGGCCACGCCAGCAGCCTGGCCCCCGCCAATGCCGCGGCCCTGGCCCTGCTGGAAGGACCGATCCGGCTGGCGGGCACGGCGGCCAGCCCGCTTCCGGGTCTGTTGATCGACCCGCAGACCTGCGGCCCCCTGCTGGCTGCGGTGCCTGCCGCGGCCGCCCCCGCGGCCCTGTCCAGCCTGCACCGGGCCGGCTTCACCAGGGCCGCCCTGGTGGCACGGGTGCGGGCCGGGGAGGGGCTGGAAGAATGA
- a CDS encoding DUF3604 domain-containing protein, which yields MANRPLSWITLALGATLVGAAALAGSGAQTEEAIPVRGLVDHTDTLDGAQGEGAPEARPGAKAKGYSPYAGRTTPTRVYFGDTHHHTSNSGDAFMGGNRLTPEQAYRFARGEEVVSSTGLPVKLSRPLDFLVISDHAEGLGVIEQVAAGNPALSADPTLKRWGEALKAGGKPQQDAMNELVSAQAQGTLPPPVKDPAVVVPIMRSVWQAYTATAERYNEPGRFTAMIGYEWTSVPGGNNLHRNVLFRDGKARADQVLPFSAWQSEDPEKLWDWMARYEAKTGGRLLAIPHNGNLSNGRMFELVDFGGAPLSRGYAERRSRWEPLQEMMQTKGSSETHPSLSPNDEFANFGIAGWEYGNLTLEDKPESPEMRPFMYLRGGLAQGLLQEQKLGVNPFRFGFIGGTDVHNSLTAIEEENFFGKHVNQEPRPDRWKHVSKQGFGKTRYTWQYEAAGYAAVWATANSREALWDAMKRRETYATSGTRMTVRFFGGWAFKPEDARSRTLADAGYRKGVPMGGDLAQAGRDPGSAPTFLVAALKDPIGANLDRIQVIKIWSDRSGKPQERIFDVVWAGDRRPGADGKLPPVGDTVDVATASWTNTIGAPELAAVWRDPQFDPSQRAVYYARVIEIPTPRWTAYDAYRFGITMAPEVPMKHQERAWTSPIWYSPS from the coding sequence ATGGCCAACCGACCCCTCTCCTGGATCACCCTGGCGCTGGGCGCCACGCTGGTGGGGGCCGCGGCCCTGGCGGGCAGCGGCGCGCAGACCGAGGAGGCGATCCCGGTGCGCGGCTTGGTGGATCACACCGACACGCTGGACGGGGCCCAGGGAGAGGGGGCGCCTGAGGCCCGGCCCGGCGCCAAGGCCAAGGGCTATTCGCCCTATGCCGGCCGAACCACTCCCACTCGGGTGTACTTCGGCGACACGCACCACCACACCTCCAACTCCGGCGACGCCTTCATGGGCGGCAACCGGCTCACCCCCGAGCAGGCCTACCGCTTCGCCCGCGGCGAGGAGGTGGTGTCGTCGACGGGGCTGCCGGTGAAACTCTCGCGGCCGCTCGATTTTCTGGTGATCTCCGACCACGCCGAGGGGCTTGGGGTGATCGAGCAGGTGGCGGCGGGCAACCCGGCCCTCAGTGCTGATCCCACCCTCAAGCGCTGGGGTGAGGCCCTCAAGGCCGGCGGCAAGCCGCAGCAGGACGCCATGAACGAGCTGGTGTCGGCCCAGGCCCAGGGCACGCTGCCGCCGCCGGTGAAGGATCCGGCGGTGGTGGTGCCGATCATGCGCTCGGTGTGGCAGGCCTACACCGCCACGGCCGAGCGTTACAACGAGCCGGGCCGCTTCACCGCGATGATCGGCTACGAGTGGACCTCGGTGCCGGGCGGCAACAACCTGCACCGCAATGTGCTCTTTCGCGACGGCAAGGCCCGCGCCGATCAGGTCCTGCCCTTCTCGGCCTGGCAGAGCGAAGACCCCGAGAAACTCTGGGACTGGATGGCCCGCTACGAAGCGAAAACCGGCGGCAGGTTGCTGGCGATTCCCCACAACGGCAATCTCTCCAATGGCCGTATGTTCGAGCTGGTGGATTTCGGTGGAGCGCCCCTCAGCCGCGGCTATGCCGAGCGGCGCTCCCGCTGGGAACCCCTGCAGGAGATGATGCAGACCAAGGGATCCAGCGAAACCCATCCGTCCCTCTCGCCCAACGACGAATTCGCCAACTTCGGCATCGCCGGCTGGGAGTACGGCAATCTCACCCTCGAAGACAAGCCGGAATCCCCCGAGATGCGGCCCTTCATGTACCTGCGCGGTGGTCTGGCCCAGGGGCTGCTCCAGGAGCAGAAGCTGGGGGTGAATCCGTTCAGGTTCGGCTTCATCGGCGGCACCGATGTGCACAACTCGCTCACGGCGATCGAGGAGGAGAACTTCTTTGGCAAGCACGTGAACCAGGAACCCCGTCCTGATCGCTGGAAGCATGTGTCGAAGCAGGGGTTCGGCAAGACCCGCTACACCTGGCAGTACGAGGCGGCCGGCTATGCGGCGGTGTGGGCCACCGCCAACAGCCGCGAGGCCCTCTGGGACGCGATGAAGCGCCGCGAAACCTATGCCACCTCCGGCACCCGCATGACCGTGCGCTTCTTCGGCGGCTGGGCCTTCAAACCCGAGGATGCCCGCAGCCGCACCCTGGCTGATGCGGGCTACCGCAAGGGCGTGCCCATGGGCGGTGATCTGGCCCAGGCCGGCAGGGATCCCGGCAGCGCCCCCACCTTCCTGGTGGCTGCCCTGAAGGATCCGATCGGCGCCAACCTCGATCGTATCCAGGTGATCAAGATCTGGAGCGACCGCAGCGGCAAACCCCAGGAACGCATCTTCGATGTGGTCTGGGCGGGCGACCGGCGGCCCGGTGCCGATGGCAAGCTGCCGCCGGTGGGCGACACCGTGGACGTGGCCACCGCCAGCTGGACGAACACGATCGGCGCTCCGGAGCTGGCTGCCGTCTGGCGCGATCCCCAGTTCGATCCCTCCCAGCGGGCCGTGTATTACGCCCGGGTGATCGAAATCCCCACCCCCCGCTGGACGGCCTACGACGCCTACCGCTTCGGGATCACCATGGCGCCGGAGGTGCCGATGAAACACCAGGAGCGCGCCTGGACTTCACCCATCTGGTATTCACCGTCGTGA
- a CDS encoding DUF3604 domain-containing protein, which translates to MQGPAAAKTSAPLPKNAYFGESHLHTAYSLDAYIGGARLTPDGAYRFAKGEMVEVSGQRFRLKRPLDWAAVTDHAEYIGEMYSTLVPGAPGHNQPLIQQLRALQTYEERENWFLEMVVKSNRGSTPSHPPFYAGEATERSGWQEILAATERHYSPGRFTTIPAYEWSAAPGGGNLHRNVFFRDMNVPDKVMSYIDINRETGLWAWFQGLERQGMRVLAIPHNSNASKGTMFAATKPDGAPIDSAYADLRSHFEPLIEMMQIKGNSEVHRAFWGADEFAGFENADSIQDYSGRTFSKGNFVRDGVIQGLAQEQRLGVNPFKYGFVGGTDSHNGTPGNTAEDNFMAGSHGAADGTVARRRDGEVGGWIKGRDLNPGALTGVWAAANTRGAIWDAMQRRETFATSGTRLKVRFFAGWSYPRDLDERRDMVELAYRQGVPMGGDLPAAKGRGAGSPTFLVWALKDPDGAHLDRIQIIKGWVDAQGNTHERIHDVAWAGQRSPGADGRVPAIGSTVDLKRASYTNSLGAPVLAATWRDPNFDPSVRALYYVRVLEIPTPRWSTYDAVRAGLPLLQGVPATVQERAWSSPIWLAPAPQRS; encoded by the coding sequence TTGCAAGGCCCCGCCGCAGCCAAGACCTCGGCTCCGCTGCCGAAGAACGCCTACTTCGGCGAGAGCCATCTCCATACCGCCTATTCCCTCGATGCCTACATCGGCGGTGCGCGGCTCACGCCCGACGGCGCCTATCGCTTCGCCAAGGGGGAGATGGTAGAGGTGAGCGGCCAGCGCTTCCGCCTCAAGCGTCCGCTCGACTGGGCCGCCGTGACCGACCACGCCGAATACATCGGTGAGATGTACAGCACGCTCGTTCCTGGCGCGCCCGGCCACAACCAGCCCCTGATCCAGCAACTGCGGGCCCTGCAGACCTACGAGGAGCGGGAGAACTGGTTCCTGGAGATGGTGGTCAAGAGCAACCGCGGCAGCACCCCCAGCCATCCGCCCTTCTATGCCGGTGAGGCCACCGAGCGCAGCGGCTGGCAGGAGATCCTCGCCGCCACCGAGCGGCACTACAGCCCCGGCCGCTTCACCACCATCCCGGCCTACGAGTGGAGCGCCGCCCCCGGCGGCGGCAACCTCCACCGCAATGTCTTTTTCCGGGACATGAACGTGCCCGACAAAGTGATGAGCTACATCGACATCAACCGGGAAACCGGGCTCTGGGCCTGGTTCCAGGGGCTGGAGCGGCAGGGGATGCGGGTGCTCGCCATTCCCCACAACTCCAATGCCAGCAAGGGCACGATGTTCGCGGCCACCAAGCCCGATGGGGCACCGATCGACAGCGCCTACGCCGACCTCCGCAGCCATTTCGAGCCCCTGATCGAGATGATGCAGATCAAGGGCAACTCCGAGGTGCACCGTGCCTTCTGGGGGGCGGATGAATTCGCCGGCTTCGAGAATGCCGATTCGATTCAGGACTACAGCGGCCGCACCTTCAGCAAGGGCAACTTCGTGCGCGACGGGGTGATCCAGGGCCTGGCCCAGGAGCAGCGGCTGGGGGTGAACCCCTTCAAGTACGGCTTCGTCGGCGGCACCGACAGCCACAACGGCACCCCCGGCAACACCGCCGAGGACAACTTCATGGCCGGCAGCCATGGGGCCGCCGACGGCACGGTGGCCCGGCGCCGCGATGGCGAGGTGGGCGGCTGGATCAAGGGCCGCGATCTCAACCCCGGTGCGCTCACCGGCGTGTGGGCCGCCGCCAACACCCGCGGCGCCATCTGGGATGCGATGCAGCGCCGGGAGACCTTCGCCACCAGTGGCACCCGCCTCAAGGTGCGCTTCTTCGCCGGCTGGAGCTATCCCCGGGATCTGGACGAGCGTCGCGACATGGTCGAGCTGGCCTACCGCCAGGGGGTGCCGATGGGTGGGGATCTGCCGGCCGCCAAAGGCCGGGGAGCGGGCTCGCCCACGTTTCTGGTCTGGGCGTTGAAGGATCCCGATGGCGCCCATCTCGATCGGATCCAGATCATCAAGGGCTGGGTGGATGCCCAGGGGAACACCCACGAGCGCATCCACGACGTGGCCTGGGCCGGCCAGCGCAGCCCGGGCGCCGATGGCCGCGTGCCGGCGATCGGCAGCACGGTGGATCTGAAGCGGGCCAGCTACACCAACAGCCTCGGAGCCCCGGTGCTGGCGGCCACCTGGCGGGATCCGAATTTCGACCCATCCGTGCGGGCCCTCTATTACGTGCGGGTGCTGGAGATTCCCACCCCCCGCTGGAGCACCTACGACGCCGTGCGCGCCGGGCTGCCGCTGCTGCAGGGGGTGCCCGCCACCGTGCAGGAGCGCGCCTGGAGTTCACCGATCTGGCTGGCTCCGGCGCCGCAGCGAAGCTGA
- a CDS encoding SIS domain-containing protein, which produces MTPLPVLPLSALTRCLQEEASAIAAAAERLDPQQVEASLELLESCRQRRAKLVVTGVGKSGIVARKIAATFSSIGLTAVFLNPVDALHGDLGIVAADDVTLLLSNSGETEELLAILPHLKRRGTSRIALVGRVDSSLARGCDLVLDAAVDREVCPLNLAPTASTAVAMAIGDALAAVWMERAGISPFDFAINHPAGSLGRRLTLTVGDLMVPAGEIEPLHPEARLPVVIAHLTQGSPGRGSLGASWVHGSDPSQLAGLITDGDLRRTLQRHGPGDWDRITAAEMATADPITVTPDVLAAEALELMERNRRQAISVMPVVSPDDPLRLEGLLRLHDLVQAGFSASVASPS; this is translated from the coding sequence ATGACGCCACTCCCGGTGCTGCCCTTGTCCGCCCTCACCCGCTGCCTGCAGGAGGAGGCCTCCGCCATCGCCGCGGCCGCCGAACGCCTCGATCCCCAGCAGGTGGAAGCCTCCCTGGAACTGCTGGAGAGCTGCCGGCAGCGGCGCGCCAAGCTGGTGGTGACCGGCGTGGGCAAGAGCGGCATCGTGGCGCGCAAGATCGCCGCCACCTTTTCCTCGATCGGCCTCACGGCGGTGTTTCTCAACCCCGTGGACGCCCTGCACGGCGACCTGGGCATCGTGGCTGCCGACGACGTGACGCTGCTGCTCTCCAACAGCGGCGAGACCGAGGAGCTGCTCGCCATCCTTCCCCACCTGAAGCGGCGCGGCACCAGCCGCATCGCCCTGGTGGGCCGGGTGGATTCGAGCCTGGCCCGCGGCTGCGACCTGGTGCTCGACGCCGCCGTGGACCGGGAGGTGTGTCCGCTCAACCTGGCCCCCACCGCCAGCACCGCGGTGGCGATGGCGATCGGGGATGCCCTGGCGGCGGTGTGGATGGAGCGGGCCGGCATCTCCCCCTTCGATTTCGCCATCAACCACCCCGCCGGTTCCCTCGGCCGCCGCCTCACCCTCACCGTGGGGGATCTGATGGTGCCCGCCGGCGAGATCGAACCGCTCCACCCCGAGGCCCGCCTGCCGGTGGTGATCGCCCACCTCACCCAGGGCAGCCCCGGCCGCGGCAGCCTCGGCGCCAGCTGGGTGCACGGCAGCGATCCCTCCCAGCTGGCCGGGCTGATCACCGACGGCGACCTGCGCCGCACCCTGCAGCGCCATGGGCCGGGCGACTGGGACCGGATCACCGCCGCCGAGATGGCCACCGCCGATCCGATCACCGTGACCCCCGATGTGCTCGCCGCCGAGGCGCTGGAGCTGATGGAGCGCAACCGCCGCCAGGCGATCTCGGTGATGCCGGTGGTGTCGCCGGACGACCCCCTGCGGCTGGAGGGGCTGCTGCGCCTGCATGATCTGGTGCAGGCCGGCTTCAGCGCCTCGGTGGCCTCCCCCAGCTGA
- a CDS encoding HAD family hydrolase, producing MAAPFPALRSRLQRLAAGRRLAAVQLLVCDVDGVLTDGGLHYDAAGQVVKRFNVRDGLAIRMLQRAGIEVALLSGGRSGAIEQRAHHLHIQHCRVGVGDKLAGLQQLQTEVGATPAHTAFIGDDLNDLAVRPATALLVAPADAARALRRRADWVLRSPGGHGAVRELAEALLQSRGALAALHSGGWREGNG from the coding sequence ATGGCTGCCCCCTTCCCCGCGCTGCGCTCACGGCTGCAGCGCCTGGCCGCCGGCCGCCGGCTGGCGGCGGTGCAGCTGCTGGTGTGCGACGTGGACGGCGTGCTCACCGACGGCGGCCTCCACTACGACGCCGCCGGCCAGGTGGTGAAACGCTTCAACGTGCGTGACGGGCTGGCGATCCGGATGCTGCAGCGCGCCGGCATCGAGGTGGCCCTGCTCAGCGGCGGCCGCAGCGGCGCCATCGAGCAGCGGGCCCACCACCTCCACATCCAGCACTGCCGGGTGGGGGTGGGCGACAAGCTGGCGGGGCTGCAGCAGCTGCAGACCGAGGTGGGCGCCACGCCCGCCCACACCGCCTTCATCGGCGACGACCTCAACGACCTGGCGGTGCGGCCGGCCACGGCCCTGCTGGTGGCCCCGGCGGATGCCGCCCGGGCCCTGCGCCGCCGGGCCGACTGGGTGCTGCGCAGCCCGGGCGGCCATGGCGCCGTGCGGGAACTGGCGGAGGCTCTGCTGCAGAGCCGGGGAGCCCTGGCGGCGCTGCACAGCGGCGGCTGGCGCGAGGGCAACGGCTGA
- a CDS encoding pentapeptide repeat-containing protein yields MTHPRLWNPRVVLAAAGVAVLGTSAAGLPAAATSYDDLLRLMEQRQCPRCDLAGADLVHAKLEDVDLRQARLQRANLGQARLDGARLSGADLSFTTLQGASLRGADLRGARLEGTDLRQADLAGALLDPGALSRAHWQGARGVDHGQLSFGELHNAGVLAAQQGRYPEAEAYFSSAIRRQPTAAVSWVARGLTRSELGQTQQAASDFDYAASLYAAGGEEAQAAQLRQAAQQVSAAPNDPQGGGSGIGSAVVGGALGALQFLLPLAAKAFMPLPF; encoded by the coding sequence ATGACGCACCCCCGGTTGTGGAATCCCCGTGTGGTCCTTGCCGCCGCCGGCGTTGCCGTTCTGGGCACCAGCGCCGCCGGCCTGCCCGCCGCTGCCACCTCCTACGACGATCTGCTGCGGCTGATGGAGCAGCGGCAGTGCCCCCGCTGCGATCTCGCCGGCGCCGATCTGGTGCACGCGAAGCTGGAAGATGTGGACCTGCGCCAGGCCCGCCTGCAGCGGGCCAACCTGGGGCAGGCGCGGCTGGATGGCGCCCGGCTGAGCGGCGCCGACCTCAGCTTCACCACCCTGCAGGGCGCCTCCCTGCGCGGCGCCGATCTGCGCGGCGCCAGGCTGGAGGGCACCGACCTGCGCCAGGCCGATCTGGCCGGAGCCCTGCTCGATCCCGGTGCCCTGTCCCGGGCCCACTGGCAGGGGGCGCGGGGTGTCGACCATGGCCAGCTCAGCTTCGGGGAACTGCACAACGCCGGGGTGCTGGCCGCCCAGCAGGGGCGCTATCCCGAGGCGGAGGCCTACTTCAGTTCGGCCATCCGCCGCCAGCCCACCGCCGCGGTGAGCTGGGTGGCCCGGGGCCTCACCAGGAGCGAGCTGGGCCAGACCCAGCAGGCCGCCAGCGACTTCGACTACGCCGCAAGCCTCTATGCCGCCGGCGGCGAAGAGGCCCAGGCCGCCCAGCTGCGCCAGGCGGCCCAGCAGGTGAGTGCGGCCCCCAACGACCCCCAGGGCGGGGGCAGCGGCATCGGCTCAGCGGTGGTGGGTGGCGCCCTGGGGGCGCTGCAGTTCCTGCTGCCGCTGGCGGCCAAGGCCTTCATGCCCCTGCCCTTCTAG
- the kdsB gene encoding 3-deoxy-manno-octulosonate cytidylyltransferase produces the protein MDPVLAASGSPSRVVVAVPARLASSRLPGKVLADIAGRPMLQHVVERCRLARGVDALVVCTDSPEVAAAAGGWGVQVLITPASCSSGSERLAAVIPALLEAGGGAADQTLVINVQGDQPLLDPAIIEAMVERFAALGRPAVLTPVYALPAGKVHDPNVVKVLLAADGRAITFSRSALPHVRDLAPELWTTRTTYWGHVGLYGYRGDVLAGWHSLPHSSLEDLEKLEQLRLIDAGVPITTFVVEGDSLSVDTPEQLEQARRLVAAAA, from the coding sequence ATGGACCCAGTCCTGGCTGCCTCTGGCTCCCCTTCTCGCGTGGTGGTGGCCGTGCCGGCGCGGCTGGCCTCCTCCCGCCTGCCCGGCAAGGTGCTGGCCGACATCGCCGGCCGGCCGATGCTGCAGCACGTGGTGGAGCGGTGCCGGCTGGCGCGGGGGGTGGATGCGCTGGTGGTCTGCACCGACAGCCCCGAGGTGGCGGCGGCGGCCGGCGGCTGGGGCGTGCAGGTTCTGATCACGCCGGCCAGCTGCAGCAGCGGCAGTGAGCGGCTGGCGGCGGTGATCCCGGCCCTGCTGGAGGCTGGTGGGGGCGCTGCCGACCAGACGCTCGTGATCAACGTGCAGGGCGATCAGCCGCTGCTGGATCCGGCGATCATCGAGGCGATGGTGGAGCGCTTCGCCGCCCTGGGCCGGCCGGCGGTGCTCACCCCGGTGTACGCCCTGCCCGCCGGAAAAGTGCACGATCCCAATGTGGTGAAGGTGCTCCTGGCTGCTGACGGCCGGGCGATCACCTTCTCGCGCAGCGCCCTGCCCCACGTGCGCGATCTGGCCCCGGAGCTCTGGACCACCCGCACCACCTACTGGGGCCACGTGGGCCTCTATGGCTACCGGGGGGATGTGCTGGCGGGCTGGCACAGCCTGCCCCACTCCTCCCTGGAGGATCTGGAGAAGCTGGAGCAGCTGCGCCTGATCGACGCGGGCGTGCCGATCACCACCTTCGTGGTGGAGGGCGACTCCCTCTCGGTGGACACCCCGGAGCAGCTGGAGCAGGCCCGTCGCCTGGTGGCGGCCGCGGCCTGA
- the kdsA gene encoding 3-deoxy-8-phosphooctulonate synthase: MTFRLIAGPCVIESRDLVLQVAERVSGLCRELGITYVFKASFDKANRSSGKSFRGPGPDEGLRILQEVREQLGIPVLTDIHESHQAAAAAEAVDVLQIPAFLCRQTDLVEAAARAVAGTDKVVNVKKGQFLAPWDMAQVVNKLRECGLEPESGRLWLTERGSSFGYNTLVVDYRGLPQMQALGCPVIFDATHAVQQPGGQGTTSGGQREFVAPLARAAVAVGADGLFMEVHPDPTVALSDGPNMVPLHRLEALLRQLMALRAVVEHGLAVSTL, translated from the coding sequence ATGACCTTCCGCCTGATCGCCGGACCCTGCGTGATCGAGAGCCGCGATCTGGTGCTGCAGGTGGCGGAGCGGGTGAGCGGCCTGTGCCGTGAGCTGGGCATCACTTATGTGTTCAAGGCCAGCTTCGACAAGGCCAACCGCAGCTCCGGCAAGTCGTTCCGGGGGCCGGGCCCCGACGAGGGCTTGCGCATCCTGCAGGAGGTGCGCGAGCAACTGGGCATCCCCGTGCTCACCGACATCCACGAAAGCCACCAGGCCGCCGCGGCCGCTGAAGCGGTGGACGTGCTGCAGATCCCGGCCTTCCTCTGCCGCCAGACCGACCTGGTGGAGGCCGCCGCCCGGGCCGTGGCCGGCACCGACAAGGTGGTGAACGTGAAAAAGGGCCAGTTCCTGGCACCCTGGGACATGGCCCAGGTGGTGAACAAGCTGCGGGAATGCGGCCTGGAACCGGAAAGCGGCCGCCTCTGGCTCACCGAGCGGGGCTCGAGCTTCGGTTACAACACCCTGGTGGTGGATTACCGCGGCCTGCCCCAGATGCAGGCGCTGGGCTGTCCGGTGATCTTCGATGCCACCCACGCCGTGCAGCAGCCGGGCGGGCAGGGAACCACCTCGGGGGGCCAGCGGGAATTCGTGGCGCCCCTGGCGCGGGCGGCCGTGGCGGTGGGGGCCGACGGACTGTTCATGGAGGTGCACCCCGATCCCACCGTGGCCCTCAGCGACGGGCCGAACATGGTGCCGCTGCACCGGCTGGAGGCCCTGCTGCGCCAGCTGATGGCGCTGCGGGCCGTGGTGGAGCATGGCCTGGCCGTGAGCACCCTCTGA